In the Cytobacillus luteolus genome, TGAAAGAGTTTACACGTGAAATTTATTACTTAATCGTTAATGAGGCTGGGGCTAGTGTTTATTCTGCTTCTGATCTGGCTAGAGAAGAGTTTCCTAACCTTAAAGTAGAAGAGCGAAGTGCTGTATCGATTGCAAGACGTCTGCAAGATCCTTTAGCAGAGCTTGTGAAAATTGACCCAAAATCGGTAGGGGTTGGTCAATATCAACATGATGTTTCACAAAAGAAATTATCTGATTCATTAACCTTTGTTGTTGAAACGGTAGTAAATAAAGTCGGAGTAAATGTAAATACCGCGTCTCCGTCGTTATTACAATATGTAGCAGGGCTTTCAAAGGCTGTGGCTACCAATATTGTTAAGCAAAGAGAAGAGAATGGAAAATTTGTCAGTAGGAAAGAGTTAAAAACAATTCCTAGACTTGGAGCAAAGACGTACGAACAGTGTATTGGTTTCTTAAGAATCATGGACGGAGACCAACCTTTAGATCGAACAAGCATTCACCCTGAGAGCTATAAAGATGTTGAAAAGCTTTTGAAAAGAATTGGAGTAACTGTTCATGACATTGGTAGTGAACAAGTTAAGGAAGGTATTGCTCAAGTTTCCGTTGAAGAACTAGCTACGGAGTTAAATATCGGGAAACTAACGTTAAAAGATATAATTGATTCCCTGATTCGTCCTTCCAGAGACCCGAGGGATGAGCTAGCTAAGCCGTTACTAAAAAAGGACATCCTTCAGCTTGAAGATCTTAAAAAGGGAATGGAACTAGAAGGGACAGTTCGAAATGTAGTAGATTTCGGTGCCTTTGTTGATATTGGTGTAAAACAAGATGGACTAGTTCATATTTCAAAATTAAGCCCTAATTTCGTAAAACATCCATTGGATGTAGTTTCAGTTGGGGATGTTGTTAAAGTTTGGATTGACGATGTAGATACAACCAAAGGTAGAGTTGCATTAACCATGCTCCCACAATAGGGTAACAAAAGAAACACTGCTGATTATGAGCAGTGTTTCTTTCTATAAAAAAACCAGCATTGATTTAACATCTTAATTTGATATCTATTTTTCTCGTAGTAGGCTCGTTTCATTTGGTTTTTTAACCATGAGGGCATTGTCATACCTCCCTTTATCGGTATAATGGAGTATGGTGTGTTACATAGTGTA is a window encoding:
- the cmpA gene encoding cortex morphogenetic protein CmpA; translated protein: MPSWLKNQMKRAYYEKNRYQIKMLNQCWFFYRKKHCS